attttgaaattgttggaatgtatttttatttaaaccAATGGCTTAGAGGATTGGGAATAATATATACTCCAAAACATTAAAAATCTATCTCCTcgttatcatcatcatcatctatTTGTCGTTCTATGACTTTATCTTTAGCTTGATTAAACTCAATTGGATATTTTTGTTCAACTCCCATAttagatttatttttgaaaaatggaatTGACGATTTAGTTTCTGATCCACCATGCATTAATTTAGttattctattttcaataaatgatatatcctttttcattttgtcAACTCTACTTTCTTTACCATCTGCCAATAATCCGAAATTTTTCCCATacattaattgaatatttttcaatttttcaattaaaatttcctttttctcaattattttttgattttcattatttaatttgCCACTGATTTGTGCTTGTAAAACTAAAGATCgatcaatatcaattgaatctaATGCATGAGATAATGCTTCGGCGAAAAATTGGGCATGATCTACCATACTACCAGAACTCGGTAGAccatgatgatgatgattacTTGTCTCACGACTTAGAATTctattcaattcttcatcatcacttAACATATAGTCATCTTCGGTGTCTGAAAATGTCAGATCAGTTGAGTTATTAgaatttgttattatttcGTTTGTGTGATTTTCAGGTtcctgttgttgttgttctcgttgttgttgttgttgcagtTCATTACCATTTTCAATGTTAGCTTCTTCATCAGTATTAGCTTG
The sequence above is a segment of the Candida albicans SC5314 chromosome 3, complete sequence genome. Coding sequences within it:
- a CDS encoding uncharacterized protein (Ortholog(s) have role in endosome organization, regulation of protein localization and BLOC-1 complex, endosome localization), coding for MQDLDTPKEVPQAIRQANTDEEANIENGNESQQQQQREQQQQEPENHTNEIITNSNNSTDSTFSDTEDDYMLSDDEELNRILSRETSNHHHHGLPSSGSMVDHAQFFAEALSHALDSIDIDRSLVLQAQISGKLNNENQKIIEKKEILIEKLKNIQLMYGKNFGLLADGKESRVDKMKKDISFIENRITKLMHGGSETKSSIPFFKNKSNMGVEQKYPIEFNQAKDKVIERQIDDDDDNEEIDF